From the Pseudomonas putida genome, one window contains:
- a CDS encoding SRPBCC family protein: MTLAQPAPAQHELSISRLIDAPPAKVFRAWTEPEWLMQWWGPHGMTTPECEMQLWVGGLFRTLMRAPDGSEYPTQGVFLEIAAPRRLVFTDAFGPGWVPSDKAFMTAVISFDEEHGKTRYTARAWHWNAADSRAHEEMGFHQGWGESLDRLVEVVTQRMPD; encoded by the coding sequence ATGACCCTTGCCCAACCCGCGCCAGCGCAGCACGAGCTGTCCATCAGCCGCTTGATCGATGCCCCGCCTGCCAAGGTGTTCCGTGCCTGGACCGAACCCGAATGGCTGATGCAGTGGTGGGGACCGCACGGCATGACCACCCCGGAATGCGAGATGCAGCTGTGGGTCGGCGGCCTTTTCCGTACCCTCATGCGCGCCCCGGATGGCTCCGAGTACCCGACCCAGGGCGTGTTCCTGGAAATTGCCGCCCCGCGCCGGCTGGTGTTCACCGATGCCTTCGGGCCGGGTTGGGTGCCGTCGGACAAGGCCTTCATGACGGCGGTGATCAGCTTCGACGAAGAACACGGCAAGACCCGCTACACCGCCCGTGCCTGGCATTGGAACGCTGCCGACAGCCGCGCCCATGAAGAAATGGGTTTCCATCAGGGCTGGGGAGAGAGCCTGGACCGCCTGGTGGAGGTCGTGACCCAGCGGATGCCTGACTGA
- a CDS encoding YciI family protein: MKYLCLVYCDEGLLHSLPDSPEDAECMAYAERLQSSGRIIAAEALKPVQTATTVRMRGGRMSITDGPFAETKEQLAGFYLVDARDLNEALNIAKGIPAARVGSVEVRPVRELQP, encoded by the coding sequence ATGAAATACCTGTGCCTGGTCTATTGTGACGAAGGGCTGTTGCACAGCCTGCCCGACAGCCCGGAAGACGCCGAATGCATGGCCTACGCCGAAAGGCTGCAGAGCTCCGGGCGGATCATCGCGGCGGAGGCGCTGAAACCCGTGCAGACCGCCACCACCGTGCGCATGCGCGGCGGGCGAATGAGCATCACCGATGGCCCGTTCGCCGAAACCAAAGAGCAGCTTGCCGGCTTTTACCTGGTCGATGCCCGCGACCTCAACGAGGCGCTGAACATCGCCAAGGGCATTCCGGCGGCGCGGGTCGGCAGCGTGGAGGTGCGGCCGGTGCGCGAACTGCAACCCTGA
- a CDS encoding YybH family protein produces MNTAAENEIRQLIERWMQAVRDRDIPAITAPYADDIVAFDAIQSLQFKGKAAYQAHWEMCMNLCPGPMVFELAQLTVHADGDLGLAHWLNRCGPGDDESQCGFMRATVGYRRVGGQWQVIHEHWSAPFDMETQKALFDLKP; encoded by the coding sequence ATGAACACGGCAGCCGAAAACGAAATCCGTCAGCTTATCGAACGCTGGATGCAGGCCGTTCGTGACCGTGACATCCCCGCCATCACCGCGCCGTATGCCGACGATATCGTCGCCTTCGACGCCATCCAGTCACTGCAGTTCAAGGGCAAGGCCGCCTACCAGGCCCATTGGGAAATGTGCATGAACCTGTGTCCCGGGCCCATGGTGTTCGAGCTCGCCCAACTGACCGTGCACGCTGACGGCGACCTGGGCCTGGCGCACTGGCTGAATCGCTGCGGCCCAGGGGATGACGAGAGCCAGTGCGGCTTCATGCGTGCCACCGTCGGTTACCGCAGGGTTGGCGGCCAGTGGCAGGTGATCCACGAACACTGGTCGGCACCTTTCGACATGGAAACCCAGAAAGCACTGTTCGATCTCAAGCCTTGA